ACGATGGCGATGACGAACTGATTACCAAGGTGGTGGCTGAATATCCAGATTATAAGGGAGAAAAACTTTTCTGGTCGCTCAAGAACCCTGAGGCTCCTTTCTATGTGAAGAACATCGAGAAGCAGCAGAACGTGAGCGTCATCACTTATATCTATAAAGGAGAGATTGACAGCTTCTCCATCCCATTCATCGATGATGCATCTATCCAGAACTCCATCATCAGTGCCGTGGTGGCTTCGAAGCTCGGTGTTTCTGCCGAGGATATCGACAAGCGCATGGCAAAACTGGAACCTGTGGCGATGAGACTGGAAGTGAAGGTGGGACAGCATGGCTGCACCCTTATCAACGACAGCTACAACAGCGATATCAATTCGCTCGACATCGCCCTCGACTTCATGAACCGCCGTCCTGACCACCGTGGCCGTCGCCATACGCTGATATTGAGCGACATCTATCAGAGCGGTCTGTCGCCTGAGGCTCTCTATAAGGAAGTAAGCGACCTGGCTCGCAAGCGTGGCGTGGTGAAGTTCATCGGTATCGGACCAGAACTCTGCCAGCAGCATGATGCCATTCAGATTTCAGAAAAGTTCTTCTTCCAGGACGTGGAGGAGTTTATCAAGAGCGAGGTGTTTGCATCGCTTCGTGACGAGGTAATCCTGCTGAAGGGCGCCCGCCAGTTTGGTTTCGACCAGTTGACGGAGTTGCTGGTTCAGAAGGTACACGAAACCACGCTCGAAGTGAACCTGAATGCCGTGGTAGCCAATCTGAACTACTACCGTGCATTTATGAAGCCGGAAACCAAACTGGTCTGCATGATCAAGGCAGACGGTTATGGAGCAGGAGCCGTGGAGATAGCCAAGACCCTGCAGGATCATCGTGTGGATTATCTTGCCGTGGCAGTGGCCGATGAGGGTGTTACCCTTCGCAAGAACGGCATCACCAGCAACATCATGATCATGAATCCGGAGATGACCGCCTTCAAGACCATGTTTGATTACGACCTGGAGCCTGAGGTATATTCCTTCCGACTGCTCGACGCGCTGATCAAGGCAGCCGAGAAGGAGGGAGTCACCGGATTCCCTGTCCACATCAAGCTGGATACGGGTATGCATCGTCTGGGCTTCGACCCAGAGAACGATATGGAGGAGCTGATAGGCAAGCTGAAGCATCAGAATGCCATCATCCCTCGTTCGGTGTTCTCTCATTTCGTGGGCAGTGATGCCGATTGCTTCGATGATTTCTCTGCCCATCAGTTTGAACTGTTCGACAAGGGCAGCAAGCAGTTGCAGGCAGCCTTCGACCATAAGATTCTGCGCCATATCTGCAATTCGGCAGGTATTGAGCATTTCCCGGAGCGCCAGTTGGATATGTGCCGCCTGGGACTGGGACTTTACGGCATCAACTCACGCAACAACGAGACCATCAACTGTGTGAGCACCCTGAAGACCACCATCCTGCAGATGCACAACATCAAGGCTGGGGATAGCGTGGGCTACAGCCGCAAGACCATTCTCGACAGAGACAGTGTCATCGCCGCAATTCCTATCGGTTATGCCGACGGCTTGAACCGCCATCTGGGCAATCGACATGCCTACTGTCTGGTCAACGGACAGAAGGCTGAGTATGTGGGCAACATCTGCATGGATGTAGCCATGATAGATGTAACCGACATCAACTGCAAGGAAGGTGATTCCGTAGAAATCTTCGGTGAGCACCTGCCTGTTCAGACGCTGAGCGATATTCTTGACACCATTCCTTACGAGGTACTGACCACCATCAGCAGCCGAGTGAAGCGAGTTTACTATCAAGATTAGGATAAAAATCGTTAGAAAAACGTACAAAAATAGGGAAATCCCATCCGAAAAGCTCGGATGGGATTTTTTTTAAGTAATATTTTCTAAGAAAACGTATTAAAATTGAAGAAAAAAGTGTATCTTTGCAACCAACAAATCATCTAAAAACAAGTGAAGGGGTACACTTGCATGTATTTCCTTAACTAATTAACAATTCAAAAGTAATAATGGAACAGGTATTTAGCTATATCATAAGCTTGGGAGCGAGCGTGATGATGCCAATCATCTTCACGGTCATCGGCTTGTGTATCGGCATGAAATTCGGAAAGGCTTTGAAATCGGGACTCTTCGTAGGTGTGGGTTTCGTGGGCTTGGGTGTGGTGACGGCTTTGCTGACAACCAACTTCAACGACCCTTTGAAGGCAATCTCCGACATCTATCACCTACAGTTGAACGTGTTTGACATGGGTTGGCCTGCAGCCGCTGCCGTGGCTTATAACACAGCAGTGGGTGCCTTGATTATCCCAATCTGCTTGGGAGTCAACTTCCTGATGTTGATAACCAAGACCACCCGTACGGTGAACATCGACCTTTGGAACTACTGGCATTTCGCCTTTATCGGAGCCGTGGCATACTTCGTGATGGGTGAGAGTCTGCTTTGGGGTTACTTTGCAGCCATCGTCTGCTACATCATTACATTGGTATGTGCAGATTTGACCGCAGAGAAGTTCCAGAAGTACTACGACCTGGATGGTATCTCCATTCCGCAGCCATTTTGCCAGAGCTTCATGCCATTCGCCATCCTCTTCAACAAGGCAATGGATATGATTCCTGGTTTCTCTAAGCTCGATATTGATGCAGAGGGATTGAAGAAGAAGTTTGGTGTGCTGGGTGAGCCATTGGTTTTGGGAGTCATCGTGGGTGCCCTGATTGGTTGGGCAGCACAGCTCGATATCAAGAAGGTGCTCTTCCTCGGTGTGACCATGGGAGCCGTGATGGAGCTGATTCCTCGTATCACTTCCTTGTTTATTGACGGTTTGAAGCCTATCTCTGAGAAAACCCAGGAATTGGTGAAGACCAAGTTCAACGGCAAGAAGGTGCATATCGGTATGAGTCCAGCCCTGGTGATTGGTCATCCTACTACCCTGGTGGTATCGGTTATCCTGATTCCTGTGATTCTGGCCATCGCCGTATTCCTGCCAGGTAACCAGTTCTTGCCATTGGCATCATTGGCAGGTATGTTCTACCTCTTCCCAATGATCTTGCCATTTACCAAGGGTAATGTGGTGAAGACTCTGATCATCGGTTTGGTAGCCTTGATTATCGGTCTCTATTTTGTAACCGATATGGCTCCCGACTTTACCATGGCAGCCAACCAGGTTTATGCAGCCACAGGCGATAATGCCGCTCATATTCCAGATGGATTCGCAGGTGGTGCCCTCGATTTCGCCTCTTCTCTCTTCGGATGGGTTATCTATCGTGGCGTGAAGCTCTCTTACATCGGTATGGGCGTGCTCACCATCATCACCATCGCCCTGATGGTTATCAACCGCCAGCGCATCGTGAAGGAAGAGAGAATGGTAAAAAAGTAAAAAGGTAAAAAAGTAAAATAAAAAAGTAATGAAGAAATTAACATTAATATTAGCAGCAATGGTATTAACAGCAAGTCAGGCTTTTGGCCAGTGTGGTAAGTGTGGATATGAGGTGAAGGCTGAGAATGCCTACACCAACTATAACGTTCGTTATGCTAGCAACCCAATGGATGCCAAGCATTACACAACAGATCGCCTCCGCAGCGAGTTCGCTATCGAGAAGGTGTTCGCTCCTGGTGAGGTAAACTGGACCTACACCATGTTCGACCGTTTCCTCATCGGTGGTGCAGAGCCAACAACCGCTCCTTTGAAGCTGACTTCTATTGCACCTCTCTATACAGACAAGCCAAACGATCAGAAGAACCTGCTTGACAACCGTGAGTTGGGTATCATCAACATCGGTGGCGAGGGTACTGTTAACGTGGATGGCAAGAAATATACCCTTGGTTTCCAGGAGGCCCTCTATGTAGGTCGTGGTGCCAAGAACATCGAGGTAAGCAGCAAGGATGCAGCCAAGCCAGCTAAGTTCTATATGAACAGTGCCTGCGCTCATCAGACTTATCCTACCAAGAAGGTGACTCTGAAGGATGCCAACAACATCAAGGCTGGTAGCCTGAAGGAGAGCAACGACCGCGTGATTCATCAGTTGATTATCGATGGTGTGGCTGGTGTTCGCACCTGCCAGTTGCAGATGGGTGTCACCGAGTTGAAGGAGGGTTCTGTATGGAACACCATGCCAGCTCATACTCACCTCCGCCGCATGGAGACATACCTTTATTACAATGTACCAGAGGGTCAGAAGATTCTTCACGTAATGGGTGAGCCACAGGAGACCCGTCCTATCTGGCTGAACAACGAGCAGGCCGTGATTGCTCCAGAGTGGTCAATCCACTGCGCTGCCGGCACCAGCAACTATACCTTTATCTGGGGTATGGCAGGTGAAAACCTTATCTATAACGATATGCAGGTAGTGAAGATTCCTACATTAGAATAACAAAACGCTTAAAAACTTAGCAAATGAGCTCTATTTCAACTAGTAAAATGTCCAACTTCCGTTGGGTGATTTGTGCGTTGCTCTTCATTGCGACCACAGTGAATTATATGGACCGTCAGGTTCTGTCGTTAACATGGAAAGACTTCATCGCTCCTGAATTCCACTGGACTGATGACGACTACGGTACGATTACCGGTCTTTTCTCCATCTTCTATGCCATCGCCAACCTCTTTGCAGGTAAGTTTGTGGATTGGATGGGAACCAAGAAGGGTTATCTCATTGCCATCTTCGTATGGTCAACAGGTGCCGTGATGCATGCAGGTTGCGGTTGGGTAGCTATGCAGATGGAGGGTTATGACTCTATCGAGGCACTCCGCATGGTACAGGCTGGTAGCGATGCAGCTGTTGCTATCGCCACTATCAGTGTATGGTTGTTCCTCTCTTGCCGCTTGATTCTTGCAGTGGGTGAGGCTGGTAACTTCCCTGCAGCCATCAAGGTAACAGCGGAGTATTTCCCAAAGAAAGACCGTGCGTTCTCTACTGCCATCTTCAACAGTGGTGCCTCTGTAGGTGCCTTGGCTGCTCCTGCAACCATTCCATTGTTGGCTCGCTGCATGGGCTGGGAGTGGGCTTTCATCATCATCGGTGTGCTCGGTTATATATGGATGGGTCTCTGGATGTGGCTTTATGAGAAGCCATCTGAGAGCAAGCATGTAAACAAGGTTGAGCTTACTTACATTGAGCAGGATGAAGACCTTGACAAGGTTGAGGCTGAGAATCAGAACGCAGAGGCAACTGAGGAGAAGACCATCGGCTTCCTGAAGTGCTTCAGCTATCGCCAGACCTGGTCGTTCATCGTGGGTAAGTTGATGACTGATGGCGTATGGTGGTTCTTCCTTTTCTGGGCTCCAGCTTACTTCTCAGATCAGTATGGTTACTCTTCAGATTCTGGTATGGGTATTGCCCTCATCTTCACTCTTTATGCGATTGTTACCGTATTGAGTATTGGTGGTGGTTACTTGCCAACTTACTTTGTAGATAAGAAGGGTATGAATCCATATATCGGTAGAATGCGTGCGATGTTGATTTTCGCTTGTTTCCCATTACTCGGTTTGATTGCTCAGCCTATGGGTGAGTACAGTGCATGGTGGCCAGCTATCATCATCGGTTTGCTTGGTGCAGGTCATCAGGCATGGTCAGCCAACCTTTATTCTACTATTGGTGATATGTTCCCTAAGTCAACTGTTGCAACCATTACCGGTATTGGTGCGATGGCAGGTGGTATCGGTTCATTCTTGATTAACAAGGGTTCCGGTATGCTCTTCACCTATGCAGAGGGTCAGGGTTCTGCCTTCAGTTTCATGGGCTTCGATGGCAAGCCAGGTGCTTATATGATTGTATTCTGCATCTGTAGTGTGGCTTATCTGGTAGGCTGGTGCATCATGAAGGCTTTGGTACCAAAGTACAAGCCTATTGTTGTGGAGTAGGGGAAAGTTAATAGTTTATAGTTAACAGTTTATAGTTGACAGTCTGTTTTATC
The Segatella copri DNA segment above includes these coding regions:
- a CDS encoding bifunctional UDP-N-acetylmuramoyl-tripeptide:D-alanyl-D-alanine ligase/alanine racemase, which encodes MTYTIEKVTTLIGARRYGDNDTSIGFILTDSRSLCFPEETLFFALKSERNDGHNYIPELYRRGVKNFVVTDVPKGYASDYPGANFLKVVNTLEALQRLAERHRDEFNIPIVGITGSNGKTMVKEWLYQLLSPSMFVTRSPRSYNSQIGVPLSVWLMNEQTQVGVFEAGISQPGEMLALRDIIQPTIAVLTNVGSAHQENFSSLEEKCREKLILFHDAETVVYDGDDELITKVVAEYPDYKGEKLFWSLKNPEAPFYVKNIEKQQNVSVITYIYKGEIDSFSIPFIDDASIQNSIISAVVASKLGVSAEDIDKRMAKLEPVAMRLEVKVGQHGCTLINDSYNSDINSLDIALDFMNRRPDHRGRRHTLILSDIYQSGLSPEALYKEVSDLARKRGVVKFIGIGPELCQQHDAIQISEKFFFQDVEEFIKSEVFASLRDEVILLKGARQFGFDQLTELLVQKVHETTLEVNLNAVVANLNYYRAFMKPETKLVCMIKADGYGAGAVEIAKTLQDHRVDYLAVAVADEGVTLRKNGITSNIMIMNPEMTAFKTMFDYDLEPEVYSFRLLDALIKAAEKEGVTGFPVHIKLDTGMHRLGFDPENDMEELIGKLKHQNAIIPRSVFSHFVGSDADCFDDFSAHQFELFDKGSKQLQAAFDHKILRHICNSAGIEHFPERQLDMCRLGLGLYGINSRNNETINCVSTLKTTILQMHNIKAGDSVGYSRKTILDRDSVIAAIPIGYADGLNRHLGNRHAYCLVNGQKAEYVGNICMDVAMIDVTDINCKEGDSVEIFGEHLPVQTLSDILDTIPYEVLTTISSRVKRVYYQD
- a CDS encoding PTS galactitol transporter subunit IIC, with translation MEQVFSYIISLGASVMMPIIFTVIGLCIGMKFGKALKSGLFVGVGFVGLGVVTALLTTNFNDPLKAISDIYHLQLNVFDMGWPAAAAVAYNTAVGALIIPICLGVNFLMLITKTTRTVNIDLWNYWHFAFIGAVAYFVMGESLLWGYFAAIVCYIITLVCADLTAEKFQKYYDLDGISIPQPFCQSFMPFAILFNKAMDMIPGFSKLDIDAEGLKKKFGVLGEPLVLGVIVGALIGWAAQLDIKKVLFLGVTMGAVMELIPRITSLFIDGLKPISEKTQELVKTKFNGKKVHIGMSPALVIGHPTTLVVSVILIPVILAIAVFLPGNQFLPLASLAGMFYLFPMILPFTKGNVVKTLIIGLVALIIGLYFVTDMAPDFTMAANQVYAATGDNAAHIPDGFAGGALDFASSLFGWVIYRGVKLSYIGMGVLTIITIALMVINRQRIVKEERMVKK
- the kduI gene encoding 5-dehydro-4-deoxy-D-glucuronate isomerase — its product is MKKLTLILAAMVLTASQAFGQCGKCGYEVKAENAYTNYNVRYASNPMDAKHYTTDRLRSEFAIEKVFAPGEVNWTYTMFDRFLIGGAEPTTAPLKLTSIAPLYTDKPNDQKNLLDNRELGIINIGGEGTVNVDGKKYTLGFQEALYVGRGAKNIEVSSKDAAKPAKFYMNSACAHQTYPTKKVTLKDANNIKAGSLKESNDRVIHQLIIDGVAGVRTCQLQMGVTELKEGSVWNTMPAHTHLRRMETYLYYNVPEGQKILHVMGEPQETRPIWLNNEQAVIAPEWSIHCAAGTSNYTFIWGMAGENLIYNDMQVVKIPTLE
- a CDS encoding MFS transporter, with protein sequence MSSISTSKMSNFRWVICALLFIATTVNYMDRQVLSLTWKDFIAPEFHWTDDDYGTITGLFSIFYAIANLFAGKFVDWMGTKKGYLIAIFVWSTGAVMHAGCGWVAMQMEGYDSIEALRMVQAGSDAAVAIATISVWLFLSCRLILAVGEAGNFPAAIKVTAEYFPKKDRAFSTAIFNSGASVGALAAPATIPLLARCMGWEWAFIIIGVLGYIWMGLWMWLYEKPSESKHVNKVELTYIEQDEDLDKVEAENQNAEATEEKTIGFLKCFSYRQTWSFIVGKLMTDGVWWFFLFWAPAYFSDQYGYSSDSGMGIALIFTLYAIVTVLSIGGGYLPTYFVDKKGMNPYIGRMRAMLIFACFPLLGLIAQPMGEYSAWWPAIIIGLLGAGHQAWSANLYSTIGDMFPKSTVATITGIGAMAGGIGSFLINKGSGMLFTYAEGQGSAFSFMGFDGKPGAYMIVFCICSVAYLVGWCIMKALVPKYKPIVVE